From the Quercus lobata isolate SW786 chromosome 6, ValleyOak3.0 Primary Assembly, whole genome shotgun sequence genome, one window contains:
- the LOC115994015 gene encoding glutamate receptor 3.6-like isoform X2, translated as MFWLLVSMLFYHGLCISTSNTSVNVSTIPSFVKIGAIFSFNSSIGKVAKVAIEAAIKDVNDDPTILNRTMLKLALQDSKLDNEFLGIVEALRFMENDTVAILGPQRSVMAHIISHIANELRVPLLSFAATDPTLNSLQFPYFVRTTQSDLFKMAAVAEIVAYYEWRDVIAIYIDDDHGRNGIAALGDMLAEKRCKISYKAPMRPNLGRVEITNALVKVALMESRIIILHIYDSSGVEVLDAARDMQMMRNGYVWIATDWLSTLLDTESSLSSSVMDSIQGVLTLRMYTPETNLKKKFVSRWSNLTAAGNTNNGLFGLNTYGLYAYDTVWLLAHALDKFFSQGKNISFSNDKGLSDFSEGNLRFNAMSVFDEGSVLRENILNVNMSGVTGQVKFTPDGNLIHPSYEVINVIGTGSRTIGYWSNSSGLSVVPPDKLNAQANGSSSIHPSLYGVIWPGQTTQKPRGWELSSNGRQLRIGVPIRVSYREFVSRGEGPDMFGGYCIDVFNAAKDALPYPVPYKFVPFGDGHTNPINQDLLHKITTGDFDAVVGDITITTNRAKMVDFTQPYIESGLVVVAPVWKLNSSAWAFLRPFTPLMWCVTGISFLLVGAVVWILERRTNDEFRGPPRKQFVTIIWFSFSTLFFSHRERIASTLGRLVLIIWLFVVLILNSSYIASLTSILTVEQLSSPVKGIESLISSNDPIGYLRGSFAENYLTQELNVHKNRLVPLNSPNEYEKALRDGPRKGGVAAVIDERAYMELFLSTRCEFGIVGQEFTKMGWGFAFPRDSPLAIDMSTAILKLSENGGLQRIHDKWLTRSACNSEGAKQDVDRLPLKSFWGLFLLCGSACFLALLLYLIKMVREYMRHSDGSSSKKSFFSFVKEKEEDADKMQEEAGKNGAKRRRNDQRVSNGRVHKDGTLDGPNNRGVYAGYEA; from the exons ATGTTTTGGCTTCTGGTATCTATGCTTTTCTACCATGGGCTTTGTATTAGCACTAGTAATACTAGTGTTAACGTTTCTACAATACCCAGCTTTGTGAAAATTGGGGctattttctctttcaattcCTCCATTGGGAAAGTTGCTAAAGTTGCAATAGAAGCTGCCATCAAAGATGTGAATGACGATCCAACAATTCTAAATAGAACTATGCTGAAATTAGCATTGCAGGATTCCAAATTAGACAATGAATTTTTGGGAATTGTTGAGG CTTTGCGGTTTATGGAGAATGATACAGTGGCCATACTAGGTCCCCAGCGCTCAGTTATGGCTCATATAATTTCACATATAGCGAATGAGCTCCGTGTCCCCTTATTATCCTTTGCAGCAACAGACCCCACCCTGAATTCACTTCAGTTCCCTTACTTTGTTCGGACAACGCAAAGTGATCTCTTCAAGATGGCTGCAGTAGCAGAAATTGTAGCCTACTATGAATGGCGAGATGTAATAGCAATCTATATTGATGATGATCATGGTAGAAATGGGATTGCTGCATTGGGGGACATGCTAGCCGAGAAAAGATGTAAAATCTCGTATAAAGCTCCTATGAGACCTAACTTAGGCCGCGTTGAAATCACCAATGCACTGGTCAAGGTGGCTTTGATGGAGTCTCGGATTATTATACTGCACATTTATGATTCCTCAGGTGTAGAGGTACTTGATGCTGCAAGGGATATGCAGATGATGAGAAATGGATATGTATGGATAGCTACTGATTGGCTCTCTACTCTACTAGATACAGAATCTTCCTTATCTTCATCAGTAATGGATAGTATTCAGGGTGTTCTTACATTGCGCATGTACACACCGGAgacaaatttgaaaaagaaatttgtttccAGGTGGAGCAACTTGACTGCTGCAGGAAACACAAACAATGGCCTTTTTGGACTAAATACTTATGGTCTGTATGCCTATGACACTGTCTGGCTTCTTGCTCATGCACTTGACAAATTTTTCAGTCAGGggaaaaacatttcattttcaaatgaTAAGGGTTTAAGTGATTTTAGTGAAGGAAACTTGCGTTTTAATGCTATGAGTGTCTTTGATGAAGGGTCAGTGTTGCGtgaaaacattttaaatgttAACATGAGTGGTGTAACTGGCCAGGTTAAGTTCACTCCTGATGGTAACCTCATTCATCCTTCATATGAAGTCATCAATGTGATTGGCACAGGGTCTAGGACAATTGGGTATTGGTCCAATTCTTCTGGCTTATCAGTTGTGCCACCAGATAAGCTCAATGCACAAGCAAATGGCTCCAGTTCAATTCATCCATCACTATACGGTGTAATCTGGCCAGGACAAACAACTCAAAAGCCTCGTGGATGGGAATTATCAAGCAATGGAAGGCAATTGAGAATTGGAGTTCCAATCCGTGTTAGTTATCGTGAATTTGTCTCTAGAGGTGAAGGCCCTGATATGTTTGGTGGTTATTGCATTGATGTGTTTAATGCTGCAAAGGACGCGTTACCATATCCAGTCCCGTACAAGTTTGTTCCATTTGGAGATGGGCATACGAATCCAATAAACCAAGATCTTCTGCACAAGATCACAACTGGA GACTTTGATGCTGTGGTTGGAGACATTACAATTACCACAAACAGGGCAAAGATGGTGGATTTTACACAGCCATATATTGAGTCTGGGCTAGTGGTAGTGGCCCCAGTTTGGAAGTTGAACTCTAGTGCTTGGGCATTTTTGAGACCATTTACTCCATTGATGTGGTGTGTCACAGGAATATCTTTCCTTCTTGTGGGagcagttgtttggattttggagcGCAGGACAAATGATGAATTCCGGGGCCCTCCTAGAAAACAATTTGTCACAATTATATG GTTCAGCTTTTCcactttgtttttctctcatA GGGAAAGGATTGCCAGCACCCTTGGTCGCTTAGTGCTTATCATATGGCTTTTTGTAGTTTTAATACTCAATTCGAGTTACATTGCAAGTCTGACCTCAATACTGACAGTGGAACAGCTTTCTTCGCCCGTCAAAGGGATTGAAAGTTTAATATCGAGCAACGATCCAATTGGTTACCTGCGGGGTTCATTTGCTGAAAATTATTTGACACAGGAGCTCAACGTGCATAAGAACAGACTTGTTCCCCTGAACTCTCCAAACGAATATGAGAAAGCCTTGAGGGATGGTCCAAGGAAGGGTGGTGTTGCTGCAGTGATTGATGAGCGTGCATACATGGAGCTCTTCCTCTCCACCCGATGTGAATTTGGTATAGTAGGTCAAGAATTCACCAAAATGGGATGGGGCTTT GCCTTTCCACGGGACTCGCCACTAGCAATTGACATGTCAACTGCGATCCTGAAACTATCAGAGAATGGGGGTCTACAGAGGATTCATGATAAATGGCTTACAAGAAGTGCATGTAACTCAGAAGGTGCAAAGCAAGACGTAGACCGCCTTCCACTTAAAAGCTTTTGGGGACTCTTTTTACTATGTGGCTCAGCTTGCTTTCTTGCTCTGCTTTTGTATCTCATTAAGATGGTGCGGGAGTACATGAGGCATTCAGATGGAAGCTCATCCaagaaatcatttttttcttttgtcaaagaaaaggaagaggatGCAGATAAAATGCAAGAGGAAGCTGGCAAAAATGGAGCCAAGAGAAGGCGAAATGATCAGAGGGTCTCAAATGGAAGAGTGCATAAAGATGGAACTTTAGATGGTCCCAATAATCGTGGTGTTTATGCTGGATATGAAGCCTGA
- the LOC115994015 gene encoding glutamate receptor 3.6-like isoform X1 encodes MENDTVAILGPQRSVMAHIISHIANELRVPLLSFAATDPTLNSLQFPYFVRTTQSDLFKMAAVAEIVAYYEWRDVIAIYIDDDHGRNGIAALGDMLAEKRCKISYKAPMRPNLGRVEITNALVKVALMESRIIILHIYDSSGVEVLDAARDMQMMRNGYVWIATDWLSTLLDTESSLSSSVMDSIQGVLTLRMYTPETNLKKKFVSRWSNLTAAGNTNNGLFGLNTYGLYAYDTVWLLAHALDKFFSQGKNISFSNDKGLSDFSEGNLRFNAMSVFDEGSVLRENILNVNMSGVTGQVKFTPDGNLIHPSYEVINVIGTGSRTIGYWSNSSGLSVVPPDKLNAQANGSSSIHPSLYGVIWPGQTTQKPRGWELSSNGRQLRIGVPIRVSYREFVSRGEGPDMFGGYCIDVFNAAKDALPYPVPYKFVPFGDGHTNPINQDLLHKITTGDFDAVVGDITITTNRAKMVDFTQPYIESGLVVVAPVWKLNSSAWAFLRPFTPLMWCVTGISFLLVGAVVWILERRTNDEFRGPPRKQFVTIIWFSFSTLFFSHRERIASTLGRLVLIIWLFVVLILNSSYIASLTSILTVEQLSSPVKGIESLISSNDPIGYLRGSFAENYLTQELNVHKNRLVPLNSPNEYEKALRDGPRKGGVAAVIDERAYMELFLSTRCEFGIVGQEFTKMGWGFAFPRDSPLAIDMSTAILKLSENGGLQRIHDKWLTRSACNSEGAKQDVDRLPLKSFWGLFLLCGSACFLALLLYLIKMVREYMRHSDGSSSKKSFFSFVKEKEEDADKMQEEAGKNGAKRRRNDQRVSNGRVHKDGTLDGPNNRGVYAGYEA; translated from the exons ATGGAGAATGATACAGTGGCCATACTAGGTCCCCAGCGCTCAGTTATGGCTCATATAATTTCACATATAGCGAATGAGCTCCGTGTCCCCTTATTATCCTTTGCAGCAACAGACCCCACCCTGAATTCACTTCAGTTCCCTTACTTTGTTCGGACAACGCAAAGTGATCTCTTCAAGATGGCTGCAGTAGCAGAAATTGTAGCCTACTATGAATGGCGAGATGTAATAGCAATCTATATTGATGATGATCATGGTAGAAATGGGATTGCTGCATTGGGGGACATGCTAGCCGAGAAAAGATGTAAAATCTCGTATAAAGCTCCTATGAGACCTAACTTAGGCCGCGTTGAAATCACCAATGCACTGGTCAAGGTGGCTTTGATGGAGTCTCGGATTATTATACTGCACATTTATGATTCCTCAGGTGTAGAGGTACTTGATGCTGCAAGGGATATGCAGATGATGAGAAATGGATATGTATGGATAGCTACTGATTGGCTCTCTACTCTACTAGATACAGAATCTTCCTTATCTTCATCAGTAATGGATAGTATTCAGGGTGTTCTTACATTGCGCATGTACACACCGGAgacaaatttgaaaaagaaatttgtttccAGGTGGAGCAACTTGACTGCTGCAGGAAACACAAACAATGGCCTTTTTGGACTAAATACTTATGGTCTGTATGCCTATGACACTGTCTGGCTTCTTGCTCATGCACTTGACAAATTTTTCAGTCAGGggaaaaacatttcattttcaaatgaTAAGGGTTTAAGTGATTTTAGTGAAGGAAACTTGCGTTTTAATGCTATGAGTGTCTTTGATGAAGGGTCAGTGTTGCGtgaaaacattttaaatgttAACATGAGTGGTGTAACTGGCCAGGTTAAGTTCACTCCTGATGGTAACCTCATTCATCCTTCATATGAAGTCATCAATGTGATTGGCACAGGGTCTAGGACAATTGGGTATTGGTCCAATTCTTCTGGCTTATCAGTTGTGCCACCAGATAAGCTCAATGCACAAGCAAATGGCTCCAGTTCAATTCATCCATCACTATACGGTGTAATCTGGCCAGGACAAACAACTCAAAAGCCTCGTGGATGGGAATTATCAAGCAATGGAAGGCAATTGAGAATTGGAGTTCCAATCCGTGTTAGTTATCGTGAATTTGTCTCTAGAGGTGAAGGCCCTGATATGTTTGGTGGTTATTGCATTGATGTGTTTAATGCTGCAAAGGACGCGTTACCATATCCAGTCCCGTACAAGTTTGTTCCATTTGGAGATGGGCATACGAATCCAATAAACCAAGATCTTCTGCACAAGATCACAACTGGA GACTTTGATGCTGTGGTTGGAGACATTACAATTACCACAAACAGGGCAAAGATGGTGGATTTTACACAGCCATATATTGAGTCTGGGCTAGTGGTAGTGGCCCCAGTTTGGAAGTTGAACTCTAGTGCTTGGGCATTTTTGAGACCATTTACTCCATTGATGTGGTGTGTCACAGGAATATCTTTCCTTCTTGTGGGagcagttgtttggattttggagcGCAGGACAAATGATGAATTCCGGGGCCCTCCTAGAAAACAATTTGTCACAATTATATG GTTCAGCTTTTCcactttgtttttctctcatA GGGAAAGGATTGCCAGCACCCTTGGTCGCTTAGTGCTTATCATATGGCTTTTTGTAGTTTTAATACTCAATTCGAGTTACATTGCAAGTCTGACCTCAATACTGACAGTGGAACAGCTTTCTTCGCCCGTCAAAGGGATTGAAAGTTTAATATCGAGCAACGATCCAATTGGTTACCTGCGGGGTTCATTTGCTGAAAATTATTTGACACAGGAGCTCAACGTGCATAAGAACAGACTTGTTCCCCTGAACTCTCCAAACGAATATGAGAAAGCCTTGAGGGATGGTCCAAGGAAGGGTGGTGTTGCTGCAGTGATTGATGAGCGTGCATACATGGAGCTCTTCCTCTCCACCCGATGTGAATTTGGTATAGTAGGTCAAGAATTCACCAAAATGGGATGGGGCTTT GCCTTTCCACGGGACTCGCCACTAGCAATTGACATGTCAACTGCGATCCTGAAACTATCAGAGAATGGGGGTCTACAGAGGATTCATGATAAATGGCTTACAAGAAGTGCATGTAACTCAGAAGGTGCAAAGCAAGACGTAGACCGCCTTCCACTTAAAAGCTTTTGGGGACTCTTTTTACTATGTGGCTCAGCTTGCTTTCTTGCTCTGCTTTTGTATCTCATTAAGATGGTGCGGGAGTACATGAGGCATTCAGATGGAAGCTCATCCaagaaatcatttttttcttttgtcaaagaaaaggaagaggatGCAGATAAAATGCAAGAGGAAGCTGGCAAAAATGGAGCCAAGAGAAGGCGAAATGATCAGAGGGTCTCAAATGGAAGAGTGCATAAAGATGGAACTTTAGATGGTCCCAATAATCGTGGTGTTTATGCTGGATATGAAGCCTGA